GTTCCTCCTGCAGTGGAGTCATGGGGTGGAGAAGAAGCTTTCAGTGGTGGCTCAGCAAAGCTGCCTGGCACAAGGCCTGGAGCTATAGCTCAGATCAAGCTTTGCCacccccctctcctcctctcccctccctgaatgttcagcaccagccctgactTAGAGGGACCGTTTCCCGATGGCTGCCTCTTCTGTCCTTGGCCTGTCTGACAAGAGGGTGCCAGGACACCAGGCTGCCAAGAACTGGCCTGAGATCCACCAACTTGTTTCTCCCAGCTCATCAAACAGCTGTCAGCCCATACCAGCGACCAGGCCAGCTGGGCTGCATTCAAACCAATAGCCTAAAGGTAAAGCATTTGTTCCAGTTACCTGAGCCATCCTATTCCTCCCCTTCCAGGCTCTCGAGACCAGGATTTACAGTGTCAAAAGAAACAGGGCTGTCTGGCCCCACATCACCTTGGGGTGAGGCACAAGAGCTCTCCTGTGGGCTTTTTCCACACCCCCACACAATACCCCAGCAAGTGGTTTTGTCTCTTTCAGATTCCCTTGCAGCCTCTCTGTGTCTATGCATGTCCCTCATCCTactctcctccctcttcccctttGCACATTTGAACCAGACAGGTGACTTCCTCCCTGGGATTTCTTGgagggcagctcctcactccCACGAGTCatggaggggaggaaaaggatCCCCTCAGTGCTTTGCAGCTGAGATTCCATCAGGTTGCTGAGTGACCCCCAAGAACCCTCACATGTTTTGTTGGCCCAGCTGTGGGAGATGTTTTGTTCAGTGTGTTactgaaggtgctggagaagcagTTTCCTgtggttttccattttttttctgtgccttcTCCAATACAGCTGAAATCTGTCAAAGGAGATTTTCctgcctctctactctgccctggtgaggtctcatctggattcctgtgtccagttctgggcttcccagctcaagagggacagagaacttctggagagagtccagcacagggacaccaagatgatcaggggactggagcatcttccttatgaggaaaggctgcaggacgtggggctgtttagtctggagaagagaaggctgagggaggatcttatcaatgctgagaaatccctaaagggtgggtgcccAGGGGATGGGACCagtgtttgttctgtggtggccagtgacaggacaaaggcacaagctggaacacaggaagttccacttgaacaggaggaggagaaacttgtttggtgttgaggtgagggaccctggcccaggctgcccagggagggtgtggaggttccttctcaggaggtttccaaacccacctggacacattcctgtgctttagcagggggttgggctggatgagctctggagggcccttccaacccccaccagtctgggattctgtgaaacagtGGGCACAAGCCAGAGGTGTCCAACAGGCCTTCAGGCTGTGAGGGTCGTGATCCGGTGGTGCTGGATGTGCTGAGCCAAAGGAGCAGCTTTTTGGTGTTACAAAGTTCTGGGTGGGAACCCTGGGTGAAAGGGGCCATTGCATCCTCCCACGGTCCTGTCCTGGCAGCTGAGCCCACACAAGTGTTCATGTGCCCAATGCACAACCCAACCCACCGGGAACCTCTGCTCACccctgtggtagtttgagcctggctggatgccaggtgcccaccacaccgctttatcccccacctcctcagcaagccagggaaggggagaaaataagatgggaatctcgtgggttgagataaaagcagtttaataaataagcagcaaagccgcgcgcgcgggaagcaaagcagaagcagataaagctgttcctctctacttcccatcagcagcgatgtccggccacctcccgagaagcagggcttcagtacgcgtagcggttgcttttggaaggccagaaatgaatctcgcctccccttcctgctcctctcccccagtttatattactgagctgacgtcatatggtatggaatatctccttggtcagcctgggtcagctgtcctggccatagtccctcccaagatcatgcccacccacagctattggtgaaggtgggggaaggaatgctggagggacagccctgatgctgtgtgagcggtagtcataatattgatatcaacagtaagcacagcactgcaggagctgctgtggaaaatcactaccatcccagacccactacaaccCCTCAGCCACCTTCTCCCTACCATTCCTTTCTTCTTAGGGCACTCAGTAACTTTCTGCTCTCCTGTCTCCCCTTCAGACCAAGGATGGCATTCAGAAGAACCTGTAGAATGAAATAATTTAGTACAAATTTAAGACCTCATTCTTTGATATATTTGTGAGTATCCCAAAATGCCACAGGGGAGGAAACAGCTTTGGTGCTCAGGATGGTGGGGCTGGGTGAAACAGGACAGGTCACAGTCTTGCAGCCTTGACCCCATCCATCTCGATGCTGAGGTCCAGGGGATCTGGGCTCACCAACACCTCTCCCAGCACCTGGCAGAGGGCCCAGGGCAGTAACTAAGTGTTGGtggctttttggtttgtttttttttcacaggtCTTGGCTTTCTTTCgtttctttgtgctgctgttaaCCTATGCCGTCAGGCTGCGTCACTGGTGGGTCATAGCGGTAAGGAGgttgtttctgctttcctgttttcagttttcaccCTCTGATTGGGGTTCTCAGGGATCTGAGAGacattgtgttttctttttcagatcaCTACCCTGGTGTCCAGTGCCTTCCTGATTGTGAAGGTTATCCTCTCCAAGGTCAGTTCCCTTCGGCTCACAGGGGATTACTTTGTGATGCTGCTGTTTTCCCCTTTGTTTAAGCTCCCTCTGGTTTctgccttttggtttttttttccacacagctTCTGACCAAAGGAGCTTTTGGCTATTTACTCCCCATTGTCTCGTTTGTCATCGCTTGGCTGGAGACTTGGTTCCTAGATTTTAAAGTCCTAACTcaggaagcagaagaggaacACTGTGAGTATTTTGCTCCTCTCTGGTAGGAGTTTGGCAGATGAGTTTCCCAGGCCTGGGGTTTCTGCTGTCTTGGCAGCACCTTGACAGATATGACATTTATGGAGAAGTGATCTCCAGGCTGGCCGTGATGGTAAGTGCCTGACTCAATTCTGTTATGGTATACAAGTCCCTTCAGGGGGGGAAAATACCAGCTTATAAAAACCAACTTTTTATTgggtggagaaaaaaacatgctAAATTCCCCAGTGTCTGGATCCTGAAGCCAGACATATTGGAAACGGAACTCACCTCTGCAGCAGAGAGAATGTTTTGAAACAGTGGAACGAATGCCAAGGGGTAACTGTTGggctctcctccctccctggaTATCTGTGTTTAGGTCCAAGATGGAGACCTTTTGGTCCCAGCCACATTCCAGTGGTGCAGTGTGTGTTACAGGGTGTGAAATTTTACAGTCACTGAGGTCAAACTCTATGGAGATTGAATCTGACCTAAAGCATGAAAAATTCCCCTGCACTTCTGGGCACCCATAACTTCCAGGGATTCTTCTAGGAAGCTGGATGCTCAGCCTGgactgtcacaggctgccccgttcctaaagcagcagcaggagtttGTCACTCTCCCAGACTTTGACAAAAGGGGACTGGGAAATTGCACAGAACTGAAGAGGTATTTGTCAAGTGGAGCTTGATCAGAAAGCCACTGACTGATCAGAAATCATCAGAGGATATTTGGGTCTTGCAAGGAAGCTTTAAGATGAAAAGTGATCAAGTGTTTAATGCCTCTATTGGATTAGGCTAAGGTCCCAAATTGCTTCCACAGGGAAAGCTCTTATTTAATTAGATGCTTAATCACCTTTGGATTTGACAGGCAGAAGAGCCCATTGATCTCCATGCAGATAAAATGTCTCAAAACAAAAGATGAGGCAATAGGAGCTGAAAAGCTTGTGGGCTGGCTGGTGTCAGCTCGAAAAGAGGAGCTGTGTCAGGAAAGAAGTGACTGGGAGGGTGGTTGAGCAGTGCTGGATGTGGTGAGGGCCTCAGCATCCTTTGTGTTGAAGCAGTGGGTGCTGTTTCAATGCAAAACCTGGTGCTTTGGCTCACAGGGTGcctggcagcccaggctgcagcctctCATGGGCCCCTGCTCTATCCTGGAGCCCTTTCTGAGGGGCAGTTCTACTCCCCACTGGAGTCCTTCGCAGGTGAGATGTCCTCTCTTGCCCTTCAACCCGCCCTGCTTCCCTCGTGGCATTTCTCCTGGGTTGCCACAAGCAGGTGAGGggcccttatcaatgctgagaaatcctgaaagggtgggtgtcgggaggaTGGGACCagtgtttgttctgtggtggccagtgacaggacaaggggtaatgggcatgagctggaacacaggaagttccactgaaacaggaagaaaaacttctttactgtataAAAGGGTGAGggaccctggcccaggctgcccagggagggtgtggagtctccttttcaggaggtttccaaacccacctggacatgttcctgtgccccctgatcgaggggaacctgctttagcaggggcttggactggaggagctctggagggctcttccaacccccaacaTTTTGAGATTCTGAGGAGAAGAGCTGCCCTGTGACACTTATCTCTGGGGACCTCCCTTGCTCGGGAGTAAGAGGACATCAGCCTGTGCAGTTATGTGGGTGCAGCCAACACCCACTTTGTGCTCAGCCTTCCCCAGAGCAGAGTGGGGCCTTCAGGGAGGCCCAGCTCAGGCTCTGTCAGACTcattccccctttccctccatcCCCACTGACATCTCTTCCTGTCAGACAAGGCATGGGGATCAGTCTTGATCTCAGGGCAGTGTtactgtggcacaggctgcccagggaggtgggggagtccccagccctggagctattgcaaaacCGTGgcgctgaggtgctgagggccatgggttagtggtgggctgggcactGTGAGGGTAGGGGGTAGACTTGATCTTTAAGATCTTttcaaaccaaaaccattctatgTAGGCTCTTTGTCAGCTGTATGTTAATTCTGTGCTTCCCCTCAGGATCAGACAACGAGTCAGATGAGGAGGGTGCAGGGAGGAAGGCAGTGACAGCTCAGGTAAGCAGAGGCTCTGTGGCCCGTGGCCAGCTGTACCTGCCCAGTGGCTTTGGGCCAATTCAGGGCTGTGGGAGCCCCTGACAGTCCTGCAGCCCTATCAGGATGCTGTacctgcagagccccaggggcTGCCATCCCCCAGTTCACAGCCTTCTGTACTGGGGACACTGGCTGAGGAGCTCTGCCCACATTCCTCTCCCCGTTGCCATGAGCACGGTGGCATCGTGACCACCCCAGGATGGGGCCTCTGGGTAAGGCCTGACACTACCTCCCACTTCAAGGCTGTGTGTTCCCCATAGAGATGTGATTCTGCCTCCCCTCTGTtcctctctccccttccctcctcacCCACACGCTGGGCATTGCCTCATCCCTTCCCCCTGAGCCATGGCCGCATGGGGCCATCCTTTGCCTCCCCCAAGCCTGACTGGCCACAGGCCACTCCAAGCCCTTTCTCCAAGTggttctgctgctgtttagcCCCAGCCCTCCCAGGCCTGGCACCCCCACAGAAGGAAGCCCTTTGCCTGCTGGAAACCCTTACATTTAAGGCAGGAGGGCTCACTGGTAGATGCAGCTGGTGTGTGTGGTCATGAGTCAGGGTGAGGAGCATGACTTTGAGCTCCAAAATGAGGCCTCTGTGACCCAAATTAAGAGATTGCTGCAGTGTGGTGATGGGAgttctcccctttctctctgCTAGCCCTGGGAGTGGGGGGTAGCAAGCCAGCTAATGAAATCCTCTTCTCTCTCCTAGGAGAAAGAATATGTCCAACAAGGCAAAGAAGCAATGGAGGTCATGGACCAAATCTTTGCCCAGGAGGAGAACTGGAAGTTTGAGAAAAACAATGCAAGTGTCTGtgtcttcctccctccccccaaaaccccttctgccaggcagtgctgctgcagagagcatgGATGGCTTCAGAAGCAGGAGGAGAGACGAGTCTTTGGAAACCTCCTTGTGACAGGAAAAATTAATGAGTGTTACAATTACCTGATTGAATTAGGAGTCTCGTCCAGTTCAGTTAAATGTAAAATGCCCTCTTATTTAGACGTTTAATTGCCTTCCTGTTTTACAGGAGACAGCCCCTGGCTCCTCCCTTTAGATGGTGGGTGCGGGGGGCTCATGTtggggtggagaggagtggggaCCCAAAGGCCCCGTGGCTGAGCTCAAGGGCCCCATTGTCACAGCTTAGAGTCATAGgcttgattggaaaagaccttcaagctctccagggctgggaactcccccacctccctgggcagcctgggacagtggctgacaaccctctcggggaaaaagttcttcctcagctccaatctaaacctcccctggggcaattTGAGAATGTAGCTTCTTGCCCCACAGCCTTTGAGCATCCTGGGAAGACTGAGCCACGGTGGAGCTTGGCCTTTCTGGCCAAGAGAGAGAGTGGGGCACGAGCTGTTCCTCCCACCCCAAGGCTGTTTGTGTCCCCAGGACAGGGTCTTTGTGGGTGCTGGTGTGGAAACCAGGGATGTGTCTCTGCTCTACGTCCTTCCACTGCAGCCTGGCCGAAGGGTCTGTCTGCAGGGGCACTTCTaggccctgccctgcctctctCCTCAGCACAATGGTTCTCTCCCCGccctgcagcagttttctgGGCTACTTAGAGCTCCTTTCTGTCCCCAGAGACTGGACAGAAAGAGGCAGGGTCTCTGTCCTCCAAAAACCAACTTTGTTTTCTACTTGTGGGCTTACAACACAACTAGGGTGTCCTACAAACTGCAGTCTCATCTGGTGTTCAACATTCCCCTGTCAAGTGATCAATTGTCTGATGCCGAACTAGCTGGGCAGATTGTTTTCTTTATCCAAAGGGGGATAGATTTAAATAGACTAGAGTTTAACACAGGGCTAATGATGAAAGGTTATCATCTGTCCATCTCCAGCCCCTCCAGGGAGGCTCTTCTCAGATGTAGGTAGCAACAGCAGTGTTGGCAAACAaacccctctcctcttccctggaTGTTTGTAGCTTTGCTACAAAGGGAATTTGACCTTGACGAGGAGTTTGCAGCCTGGCATGGAGTGgattctttttctgtctcctcactgctgctgctctggagctTGTTTTGCTGATGGGGATTTGGGCACAAGCATCTGAAACGGGCTGGGGGTTCCTGAGCCAGAGTCACTGCTGGGGTGGGGGATGTTTTGAGGCTGAGAGGGTAATTTGGGACAGGGCAGGACTGCTCCTATGGCCTCTGCAGAATCTACCCTAGATACAAACCATAGAtagagcatctctctgatgaggaaaggctgtgagacctgggctgttcagcctggagaagagaaggctgagagaggacctcatcaatgctgagaaatccctaaagggtggatattgagaggatggggccagtgacaggacaaggggtaactggcacaaactggaacacaggaagttccactggatcaggaggaaaatcttctttactgtaagggtgaggaatcctggcccaggctgcccagggagggtgtggacgttccttctcaggaggtttccaaacccacctggacacgttcctgtgccccctgatcgaggggaacctgctttagcaggggcttggactggaggagctctggaggttccttccaacccccaccattctttTCACTAACCtaaaattgacttttttttaattccttgaaTAGGACTTTGGGGATGTTGTTTACATTTTCGAAATCCCTTTCCATGGCAAGACCTTTATTTTAAAGGTAAGAACCGTTCCCTGGTCTCTTCCTTTAGCCTGTGTGGTACAAAGAGCCAGTGCTCTGCTGGCACCTGGGTCAGGCTGCCAAACACTCTCTCTTTACCTGAGAGAGATGAACTGCACCACACGCTCTGGGCAATCTCTCCATGAAAGCCCCTTAGCTGGCAAACTCCCCAGTAAATAGACTGAGCCCCAGTTTCTGCTGGTAGAAGTGGGAGCAGGTGACTCCAAACcttccttccaacctcagcaTCTAGAAACTAATCTGACCAAGGAGGCTAATTGGAACTAATTGCCAGCAAGACCAGGGCTGAGCGTACgtctgctgctgccttggcatggagcagagctgctggggggagTGCCACACTCCCTGCTCTCTCACTGGAGCTCCTTGGCTGCAGCCCATGCTTTAATAAAGCATCACTGCTGCGGTGCCTTTTCTTTGTTCCAGTGCATATGTTGCCTCATTGGCAGGAACCAGGGCAGCTCCACGTTGGAGAGGGAAAGCTGGATGGGTCCTGCTTTCCTGCCTGAACTGTTTGCCTCCAAAGATTCCCCCCCCTCCCATCCCAAGGGAACCAAGCAATGATGGTTGGCTTGTGCTGGAGCTCAGAAGAGCTTGTCAGGCGCTTCCTGAAGCAATCCAAGCAAGGGGAGAGGAGCCAAGGCCTGTCCATGttgcagacagacagacacttGCCCTCTCTCACATGGCCCTCAGCGCACAGTGGCTGCTGAAACCAGAGGCCTGGGCTATCCTCTGGGCCTCAACGTGTGCCCTCAGGGTCCCACAGTGGCAGAGGGGTGACAGCCCCTGGTTTTAccacctctgctcctcttccACCTTATCGCCCTCTTTCTTTGTCATCTGCCCTGTGTTCCTTAAAAACAACCCTCCCCGAGGGGAGCGAGGGCCAGGCTGAGtgctctgcctctctcctcaGGCTTTCCTCCAGTGCTCTGCTGAAACAGTTTACCAGGAGCTTATTCTTCAGCCTGAGAAGATGATCCTGTGGAACAGAACAGTGGCAGCTTGCCAGGTGAGCGTGCTGGACAAAGATGGCTTAATCACAGGAGCTTCTTGGAGCGGAGTCAGAGCTTCTGGATCCAAGAgcggctgcgggagctgccCAGGCCCTTCCAGGGCACCGAGGCGTTCAGACACAGCCAGGGGGTCTGAGGGCACTGTGGTGGGCAGCTGCACACATGTGCCCACCCAAGAGCCCAGGAGATGGGCAGGGATTCGGGCCAACTGCCTGCTTTTGCTTGAGAGGATTGGGACGTTTTGTGCTGGTGATGTAATGACTGTGTGTGTCCCCTCGCTCCCCGAAATGAGAGGGACCCAGAGCAGGAGCCAAACCTGTGTGTCCTATGCCAAAGCCCTCAGCCCCCTCAACCTTGGGTCAGCTGCTGAAGGGcctctgaatcacagaattattttggttggaaaagccctttaagctcctggagtccatcCCCTGCCCTCACagtgcccagcccaccactaacccatggccttCAGCACCTctgctccacggctttgcaatagctccaggaatggggactcccccacctccctgggcagcctgggacaggggctgacagccctctcagggaaaaagttcttcctctgATTGCTTTGAATCCTGCTCCTTTTTTTGGAATGGTCCATTGTCACCAGTGACAGTGGAGCAAAATGTTCTACTTAAACACacggagaaacttgtttggtgttgaggtgagggaccctgtcccaggctgcccagggagggtgtggaggctccttcttgggaggtttccaaacccaactggacatgttcctgtgccccctgatcaaggggaacctgctttagcaggggggttgggctggatgagttctagaggttctttccaactcccaccattatATGATCTTCAGGCACACAGTGGAAATCTCTCTCCTGTTTTTATATCCCTCCCCATCCAGATCTTGCAGTGGATTGAAGATAGCACAATTGTCTCCTACGATGTGGCAGCTGGGGTTGCAGGAGGGGTTGTTTCCCCAAGGTGGGTTTCTTCTGCTCTCTGATTTATACTGAGCCCCTAAACACTCTTCTAAAACATAGAGGGAGGCAGGACTGGCCATGTGGGTGATACACCCAAAGGTCAGGAG
This window of the Colius striatus isolate bColStr4 chromosome W, bColStr4.1.hap1, whole genome shotgun sequence genome carries:
- the LOC133628494 gene encoding LOW QUALITY PROTEIN: stAR-related lipid transfer protein 3-like (The sequence of the model RefSeq protein was modified relative to this genomic sequence to represent the inferred CDS: substituted 2 bases at 2 genomic stop codons), which translates into the protein MSKPTDLERSLPAITSISTSLSHSQGFSPYCYFSPEKRKAVSDVRRTFCLFVTFDLLFISLLWIIELNTKDGIQKNLXNEIIXYKFKTSFFDIFVLAFFRFFVLLLTYAVRLRHWWVIAITTLVSSAFLIVKVILSKLLTKGAFGYLLPIVSFVIAWLETWFLDFKVLTQEAEEEHWCLAAQAAASHGPLLYPGALSEGQFYSPLESFAGSDNESDEEGAGRKAVTAQEKEYVQQGKEAMEVMDQIFAQEENWKFEKNNDFGDVVYIFEIPFHGKTFILKAFLQCSAETVYQELILQPEKMILWNRTVAACQILQWIEDSTIVSYDVAAGVAGGVVSPRWVSSAL